From a region of the Solanum stenotomum isolate F172 chromosome 2, ASM1918654v1, whole genome shotgun sequence genome:
- the LOC125854401 gene encoding uncharacterized protein LOC125854401 translates to MESTPSISKNYGRGLKKSINRTFSSTPCENLAPINYQNGILQTPPILYQSFPPFLVHQKQPPLLPLPISKSNVHQHYNNYVNTLSQNRAFSLPPTNRKFNKSKKSSPKPKSSKVVPLDRTDKIETIQKKSVMVSSTNPLGPDPKDLPKDVAMVFPMSGGKEHSIVALSSNYVQNSIKYDANRNQLSILHMTSEKVQSVCGALSSGFAQNPIKNDANSSMVFNTTISPPPSSLPLPTFSLRPKQLSCNAEAATGVDTGATDNLRRLLRLR, encoded by the coding sequence atggAATCAACTCCATCAATTAGCAAAAACTATGGTAGAGGTTTGAAGAAAAGTATTAATAGGACATTTTCATCAACCCCTTGTGAAAATCTTGCACcaattaattatcaaaatggtATTTTACAAACTCCTCCTATTTTATATCAATCATTTCCTCCATTTTTAGTTCATCAAAAACAACcccctcttcttcctcttccaaTTTCCAAATCTAATGTTCATCAACACTACAATAATTATGTCAATACTTTGTCCCAAAATAGGGCATTTTCTCTCCCTCCTACCAATAGAAAATTCAACAAGTCAAAGAAATCAAGTCCTAAGCCAAAATCATCAAAAGTTGTTCCTTTGGATAGGACCGATAAAATTGAAACGATACAGAAAAAATCTGTTATGGTTTCATCTACTAACCCTTTGGGTCCGGATCCGAAGGATCTACCCAAAGATGTTGCTATGGTTTTTCCTATGTCAGGTGGAAAAGAGCATTCAATCGTTGCACTAAGTTCGAATTATGTGCAGAATTCGATAAAATATGATGCTAATAGAAACCAATTAAGCATATTGCACATGACAAGTGAAAAGGTACAATCTGTCTGTGGTGCACTAAGCTCTGGCTTTGCGCAGAATCCAATAAAGAATGATGCTAATAGTTCCATGGTGTTTAATACTACTATTTCTCCTCCACCAAGCAGCTTGCCTTTGCCCACTTTTTCATTGAGGCCAAAGCAGCTTAGTTGCAACGCCGAGGCGGCTACCGGAGTTGATACCGGAGCTACTGACAATCTCCGGCGACTACTTAGACTTAGATGA
- the LOC125854397 gene encoding uncharacterized protein LOC125854397, with the protein MSRCFPYPPPGYSLNRASNEALIESIKLQKEREVAKAEKKDRKREKKEKKEKKREEKKAKKEKSNLGFDKATHESKVKYLFKCLEDEAEQLERSNLTEEHGPAVCSQNSSCSSDSTQNSNKRKRPASPSRGGIQAHGSIIRIRLSKKGVQGEISASSKEKHLPKPAQQVAEVTLRASAERANPLLKTTNKRSCLPPVVVSEPSTSNCGWVDRVAVDNATPSCSKVHENSIEFQYKNLIENWLPPSLPSDNLDLEDDQSWLFQRKPKQARVEEKNIGSSNDKTCGSCSSLWQPRAQYLPEVDLYALPYTVPF; encoded by the exons ATGTCTCGGTGCTTCCCATACCCACCACCTGGCTATTCGCTGAATAGAGCCAGCAATGAAGCCTTGATCGAATCGATTAAG CTCCAAAAGGAGAGGGAGGTAGCTAAAGCAGAAAAGAAGGACAGGAAGAgggaaaagaaggaaaagaaagaaaagaaaagagaagagaagaaggcaAAAAAGGAGAAGAGTAATCTTGGATTTGACAAGGCCACTCATGAGTCCAAAGTGAAGTACTTGTTTAAATGTCTAGAAGATGAAGCTGAGCAGTTGGAGAGGAGCAATCTCACTGAGGAACATGGGCCTGCTGTGTGTTCACAGAATTCCAGCTGCTCATCCGACAGCACTCAGAATAGTAATAAAAGGAAGAGGCCTGCCTCACCTTCACGTGGTGGCATACAGGCGCATG GTAGCATTATCAGAATTAGATTGTCTAAAAAGGGTGTGCAAGGTGAAATATCAGCTTCTTCCAAAGAGAAGCACTTGCCAAAACCTGCTCAACAAGTTGCGGAAGTTACTCTCAGGGCATCTGCTGAAAGAGCCAACCCTTTGTTGAAAACTACAAACAAACGAAGTTGTCTTCCACCTGTAGTAGTTTCAGAGCCTAGTACATCCAATTGTGGGTGGGTTGACCGTGTGGCTGTAGACAATGCAACTCCATCATGTTCCAAAGTGCACGAGAACAGCATAGAATTTCAGTACAAGAATTTGATTGAGAACTGGCTTCCACCAAGTCTGCCAAGTGATAATCTAGATTTGGAGGATGATCAATCATGGCTGTTCCAAAGAAAACCTAAGCAAGCTCGAgttgaggaaaaaaatatagGCAGCAGCAATGACAAAACTTGTGGAAGCTGCTCTTCATTGTGGCAGCCACGGGCACAATACCTTCCTGAAGTTGACTTGTATGCATTACCCTACACAGTTCCGTTTTGA
- the LOC125854597 gene encoding F-box protein At5g49610-like — MTTSMEQSSSEPVLELCEDNLIEILHRLPSKSLSRFESVCKHWGKCIDDPSIAYSCRSQRWSPQPYMMGFFCQGRDEVDEQNRFFFSSKKSSQMIDGSLDESVNFLGRGVHIMASSNGFLLVTEDLYNQNVYYVYNPATRQHFVVPVTLTSYVSLAIIGFDCKVDDPEKDVISFTIVRYEAWTGPSGGSTIESFSSETNMWTSIDLRQAAPIRAPLRRWTRSGSVGVIDGVFVWKFDPDSHIILYDSVYRRFWDLKLTDEMDDWSGSAVGVSDGVLYYALCNRGEITLWYLESNIRSTNDAVWVTKYVVNISNALLNCPEAIGSKAIGSIRIKMFNIDIHSVNPHIFYLLAGDKVISYDSEKNTVEFLYEIGVSVWTANQDYLFFSYEWHQWPRLLRTHQLEEE, encoded by the coding sequence ATGACTACTAGTATGGAACAATCGTCTTCTGAACCCGTACTTGAGTTGTGTGAAGACAACTTAATCGAAATATTACATCGTTTGCCTTCAAAATCTCTGTCAAGGTTTGAATCTGTGTGTAAGCATTGGGGGAAGTGTATTGATGATCCATCTATTGCTTATAGTTGTCGTTCTCAACGATGGAGTCCTCAACCTTACATGATGGGTTTCTTTTGTCAAGGTAGAGACGAAGTTGATGAACAAAATCGTTTTTTCTTCTCATCGAAGAAATCATCACAAATGATTGATGGTAGTTTAGATGAGTCAGTTAATTTTCTTGGTAGGGGAGTGCATATTATGGCCTCCTCTAACGGTTTCCTTCTTGTTACTGAggatttatataatcaaaatgtTTACTATGTTTATAATCCTGCAACGAGGCAACATTTTGTCGTCCCTGTAACTCTAACGTCTTATGTAAGCCTTGCAATCATTGGATTTGATTGTAAAGTAGATGACCCTGAAAAAGATGTGATCTCATTTACTATAGTTCGTTATGAAGCATGGACTGGTCCTAGTGGTGGTTCAACAATCGAAAGCTTCTCTTCTGAGACTAACATGTGGACTAGCATCGATCTCAGGCAAGCTGCGCCTATCAGAGCCCCCCTTCGTAGATGGACGAGATCAGGATCAGTTGGGGTAATCGATGGAGTGTTTGTTTGGAAGTTTGACCCAGACTCACATATCATTCTTTATGATAGTGTCTACAGGCGTTTCTGGGATTTGAAATTGACTGATGAGATGGATGACTGGAGCGGTAGTGCTGTTGGAGTATCGGATGGGGTTCTCTATTATGCATTGTGTAACAGGGGAGAGATTACTCTGTGGTACCTCGAGAGCAATATTCGTAGTACTAATGATGCAGTATGGGTTACCAAGTATGTTGTAAATATCAGTAACGCGCTTCTTAATTGTCCAGAGGCTATTGGATCTAAGGCTATTGGATCTATTCGTATCAAGATGTTCAACATAGACATTCATTCAGTTAATCCACACATCTTTTACTTACTTGCAGGCGATAAGGTTATTTCATATGACTCGGAAAAGAATACTGTAGAATTTTTGTACGAAATTGGAGTGTCAGTGTGGACAGCAAATCAGGACTACTTATTCTTTTCATATGAGTGGCATCAATGGCCGCGTCTTCTCAGGACTCATCAACTGGAAGAAgagtaa